The following DNA comes from Brassica oleracea var. oleracea cultivar TO1000 chromosome C5, BOL, whole genome shotgun sequence.
AACTAACAAACAGTTAGTGATATGACCCCATCTTGTTGAAAGGCCACTAGGTATATAGTGTCATTATTAGTGTTCAGATTGACAACGAGACCATACTGAACAAAGTAGCACTGCATAATAGTGGCTCCCTAGAAAGAACAACAAGCGAGAGTATCAAAGTGGGAACTCACCTTTTCCTCTTCTTTCTTCTTCTGAATGTTAGCCATATCGTGCTGGAGTAGTCCCGAATCAACATTCAAGAAATTAGAGCATGTAAAAAGAATGTCTAAACACATTGATATACCCTTAGCAATAGCAGCAAAAAAAAAAAAACCCCACTCTTGCAACACTTTATACTTGCAAGAGAGATGATTATGTATCATTGGTGTGACTTTAAATTTAAGAATTTAAGTTAGTTTACACAAATCAAAACAAGATCCAGAAAGCGTGAAAAGAGGGATCAGTAGAGTCACCTCGTCGTATTCCTTCTTATCAGCTTTGGGCTGCTTCAAAGGTTTCGCCTTTCCTCCTGTTTTTTTCAAAGAAAATTATTAACAGATCGCAAAGTTATGTTCTTTTTGTTCCTTT
Coding sequences within:
- the LOC106294792 gene encoding translation machinery-associated protein 7: MSSKQGGKAKPLKQPKADKKEYDEHDMANIQKKKEEEKALKELRAKASQKGSFGGSGLKKSGKK